The nucleotide sequence TCGAGTTTTGAGACTGTCCCAGGCTGGCCCGAGAGTCAACCCACCCATCCCCGAAATCCTTACCTTTTGGTAATCCTCCAGTAAAGTTTTGGCCATCTTCCTGGTGATAGTATCAGCCAGAATCAGCTGGAATTCCTGACAGTGGCGAACAAACCAGAGAACACAGGAGGATTACTATGAAAAAGATGCAGCAGAAAGCAAGTCTGGCCAGCATGAGCTTGTGGACGCTAAGCCGAGTGTTCCAGTTTGGAGGGATATTTCTACTTCTATCAGCTCTCATCTGGGGCTTTAGTCAGCCCGCAGCGGCTGATGGCTCCCTTCCTCTTCCCTGGGGATGGGCCTGCAGCAATACCTCGGTGTATGCTTTTATTGCATGCAAGCATGAAGCGAAGGATGACTACTGGATCGCCAGAGGGAACTGCCGCAATATTTCTGATCGGGAAAGCCGCAGAGACTGTATGGCTGAGGCAAAGGATTCACTCCCTGAAGCGATCCAGGAATGCCGGGACCAGTTCTGGGCTCGTCTGGAGGTCTGTGATGCCATAGGAGAAGCGCCCTACGATCCCCTCCCGGAGATCGACCAGAATGATTTTGTTCTTCCCGGCAATATCACTGCGGCAAACGCAAACCCTTACTTCCCTCTGGTGCGAGGCTACAAGTGGACTTACCATACCAAAGAGGGCGATGAAATTACTGAGACCACCACCGACGAGGTGCTGAAGGTAACCAGAGAGATCATGGGGGTTCAGTGTGTTGTGGTTCATGATGTGGTGTATGATGGCGATTCAACCGATCCAGAAGATGTCAAGGAAGACACCTATGACTGGTATGCCCAGGATAAGGAGGGCAACGTGTGGTATTTTGGTGAATTTTCTTTAGACTATGAGGAAGAACTGCCCAGCATGGAAGGTTCGTGGATTTTCGGCCTGGAAGGGGCGAAGCCCGGCATCATCATGCCTGCCGACCCTGTAAAGGGGGATGTCTATCGCCAGGAGTTCTCCCTGGGTGATGCCGAGGATATGGCAGAAATACTTGGTGTGGGCGTCTCCCCCGGCTCGGAAGTACAGGGATTCGAATGTGCCGGTACCTGCGTCAAGACCAGGGACTACAGCCCAATCGAGCCCGACGTGGTGGAATACAAGTTTTACAAGAATGGCGTGGGTGTAGTTCTAGAGAGAAATCCAGACACCGGAGAGCGAGTGGAGTTGGTGGATACGAATTTCTGAGCATCGAGATTAACAAATGATACGGCCCGCGCGCCAGTTGGTGCGCGGGCCAATAATAGCCTCAGACGGCTAAAGCCGCTGCCCTCGGCAGAGAAGCTGTTGTCTTCATTAGCTCAAGGTCAAAGTAGCAGTGGCAAGGCTCCTTCTTCGAGTTGCCTGCAGGGAAATTTGGCGATCAGTTCATGGGCTCGACTTTCTTTGCCGTTGCAGACAAGAGAACAGGTCAAATGAAAAGGACAACCCTTTTTTCCTTCCTCTTCTTTTTCACAGTGTCAGCAAGTGTGGTGAGTGCCAGCAGTAGGCAACCGGAGCATATCCTTGTTTTCGCCAGCAATGGGGCTGTTCTGGTGAGAGTGGGGCTGGGAGACGACCTCTGCGCTAGAATACAGCACAGCACCATGGACGGCATTCCGGTAAATGTTGCTATCTCCGTGGTCTTTTCTCGAATACGTTCGCTATGGCTCGACGAGAAACTGACTGAAGTAACAATCCAGCGAACGTTGAAATACGACCTTACCAGGAAAAACTATGTGGTGTTGGATGACAACAGTTCGCAGGCGCTCCTGACCACGCCCTCCTTTACTGAGGCCATGCACGTGCTCTTCTCTGTGGAGCACCTGAAATTGGCTCCCACCACAAAGCTTCATAAGGGTGAGCATTACCAGATACGGGCCCGCGCTGAGGTGACGAAAAAAGGGATTCCTCCGATTTTGAGGCCGCTACTTACTATTTTCCCTCGCTACTCCTGCAAAACTGATTGGTACGTGCTGGACTTTTCTAATTAGCTTCTCGAGAGATAAAGACCGAGCCAAGAGTTTACCTTTGCCGGCATACCCGAACTTATTGCAGGGATTTGGAGAATTATGCTAATTAGGAAAAATAGGGAACAGACATGCACCTGGAGATGCGACAACAGGGTTCGGCTTCCTCTCATCATCAAGATTCAACTGAAGGTTTTTTCTTTCTGACGAATTTCTGCGAAACACACGAGGTGATTGTCAATGCGTGTACTGCTGGTTGAAGATGATATGAAGATTTCCTCTTTCATTGGCAAGGGGTTGAAAGAGGCGGGGTATGCGGTGGACTATTCCCATGATGGTGAGGATGGCCTGCACATGGCTCTCTCTGAACCTTACGACGCGGCAATCATAGACATCATGCTGCCGAAGCTTGACGGTTTGACTCTTATTGAAGAGCTCCGCAGACAGAAAAAAACCACGCCAGTACTCATTCTGAGCGCCAAACGCTCGGTAAGCGATCGAGTGAGGGGTCTGCAGCAGGGCGGAGACGATTACCTCACCAAACCCTTTGCCTTTGCCGAGCTGCTCGCCCGGTTGCAGGCCCTTATCCGCAGGGCTACAGGCAAGGCGGAGCCCACTAGCCTGGAGGTGGCTGACCTTTGTCTAGATCTCCTCTCACGTGAAGTTAGGCGAGCAGGAGAAAAAATCGATCTGCAGCCCCTGGAGTTTTCTTTGCTGGAATACCTCATGCGCAACGCGGGAAAGGTAGTGTCCAAAACCATGATCATGGAACACGTCTGGGACTACAACTTCGATCCACATACCAATGTTGTGGAAGTGCGAATCTGCAGACTGCGTGACAAGATCGACAAGGGATTTGCCAGCAAGCTCATTCACACCGTCTACGGGGTAGGGTATGTTCTCAAAGAAGATAAGTAGCATGGGGAGGTCACTGGCCTTCCGCCTCACCCTCTGGTATGCGGGGATATTCACCATTTCCACGGTGGCAGCATTCCTGGCCTTTTATCTCCTTCTCAGCTCAGTCATGGAAAAAAACAGAGATCTTGACCTGGCAAGCGACCTGGAAGAGTACTCATCAATGCTCGCCACGGACGGTTTTGCCAAAGTAGAGAGCGAACTCCTCAGAGACGCCCAGTCAGATGGGGTCGGCAAAGTATTCTATAGATTGCTGTCACTTGACGGTGAAGTCCTGGCCTCCACTGACATGTCACCATGGGAAGGGATAGGGATAAATGGCAAGGCTCTAGGCCAGCTGACTGCTGGTGGGGGCCAGATTTTCGAAACAGTTGCCCT is from Deltaproteobacteria bacterium and encodes:
- a CDS encoding DUF4390 domain-containing protein, with translation MKRTTLFSFLFFFTVSASVVSASSRQPEHILVFASNGAVLVRVGLGDDLCARIQHSTMDGIPVNVAISVVFSRIRSLWLDEKLTEVTIQRTLKYDLTRKNYVVLDDNSSQALLTTPSFTEAMHVLFSVEHLKLAPTTKLHKGEHYQIRARAEVTKKGIPPILRPLLTIFPRYSCKTDWYVLDFSN
- a CDS encoding response regulator transcription factor, producing MRVLLVEDDMKISSFIGKGLKEAGYAVDYSHDGEDGLHMALSEPYDAAIIDIMLPKLDGLTLIEELRRQKKTTPVLILSAKRSVSDRVRGLQQGGDDYLTKPFAFAELLARLQALIRRATGKAEPTSLEVADLCLDLLSREVRRAGEKIDLQPLEFSLLEYLMRNAGKVVSKTMIMEHVWDYNFDPHTNVVEVRICRLRDKIDKGFASKLIHTVYGVGYVLKEDK